Proteins co-encoded in one Prunus persica cultivar Lovell chromosome G6, Prunus_persica_NCBIv2, whole genome shotgun sequence genomic window:
- the LOC18773653 gene encoding protein RESTRICTED TEV MOVEMENT 2, translating into MEGKPFAANTNRVFQDIEPLEEWVREQASDAFLVHLSGYKKENLKIQVTSARYVRVLGERPLGDNKWERFRKEFPIPSNCDPNDISAKFENSVLTVKLPKMIAPAVDTKVSRTPTTEAPKPPTQEAPKPPAKEAPKPPATEAPKPPTTEATKLPKPMSTGGPQPQKTGANNQEQIKKSNEATSQGKNSNYAPPQTTEKEPSRVSKSSNQVEAEASNAAQKTMRKDKSGDGLDKIAAKSTEKLEEDRGKKVEDSTKEELRRAIFGHPEDNAGVEKCSFSCNYKQVVYGLVMEMKQQPRKMVKLGLAFLFVLVLWLYVKHTIKSIQEIKRQEL; encoded by the exons ATGGAGGGAAAGCCATTTGCTGCCAATACCAATCGTGTTTTCCAAGACATTGAGCCATTAGAAGAATGGGTACGAGAGCAAGCATCCGACGCTTTCCTCGTCCATCTGTCGG GATATAAAAAGGAGAATCTGAAGATCCAAGTAACATCAGCTCGATACGTAAGGGTGCTTGGTGAACGCCCACTTGGTGACAACAAATGGGAGCGCTTCCGCAAGGAATTCCCAATTCCCTCAAACTGTGATCCCAATGACATTTCTGCCAAATTTGAGAACAGCGTTCTTACTGTCAAGCTCCCCAAAATGATAGCTCCAGCAGTTGATACAAAAGTATCAAGAACCCCCACCACAGAAGCCCCAAAGCCACCCACCCAAGAAGCTCCTAAGCCACCCGCCAAGGAAGCTCCTAAGCCACCCGCCACGGAAGCTCCTAAGCCACCCACCACGGAAGCTACAAAGCTTCCTAAACCCATGAGCACCGGTGGGCCGCAGCCTCAAAAGACTGGTGCTAATAACCAAGAGCAGATCAAGAAAAGCAACGAAGCAACTTCACAGGGGAAAAATAGTAATTACGCGCCTCCGCAGACAACGGAAAAGGAACCAAGTAGGGTGAGTAAGAGTAGCAACCAAGTGGAAGCTGAGGCTAGCAATGCTGCTCAGAAAACAATGCGCAAGGACAAGAGTGGTGATGGGTTGGACAAGATTGCTGCTAAAAGCACCGAAAAACTTGAGGAAGATCGCGGGAAAAAGGTTGAGGATTCGACAAAGGAGGAGCTTAGAAGAGCAATATTTGGGCATCCTGAGGACAATGCTGGTGTTGAGAAGTGCTCTTTTAGCTGTAACTATAAGCAGGTGGTGTATGGGCTGGTTATGGAGATGAAACAGCAGCCAAGGAAAATGGTGAAATTGGGTTTagcatttttatttgttctggTGCTTTGGTTGTATGTCAAGCAtacaatcaaatcaattcagGAAATTAAACGCCAAGAACTGTAA
- the LOC109949627 gene encoding double-stranded RNA-binding protein 1-like: MYKSKLQELCHGKKWGLPRYTTMKDGPDHNPAFKASVSVNGFSFDSPAACKSSKKAQNQAAMLAFLHFTSPPSSFSSVEPTVTADHEHTIESKEFFNTLKGPEHAAANAVSMSSSQDGAQTSASSLNFLVIYLSLFGGCQNEQYLMVESGHCKNLLQELAQREGFYMPQYKTARSGASHLPTFSSTVEVEGEEFYGKAGKSKKQAELSAAKVAYIALKERGLSRATEITSCHLREGALKTTQSSDLRMTVDSVKNLIHEEQLVSSPDIKYEECTLHDLSANANLEAEVCDSFQAVLEMDNIKETGNPSSCSELMFPSTEESPSSPAFIQPNLPAVTNVGIGTGVRSYLLCNRVRVYTQFPDIAFPNRITVLPVSDDKWVAFRLEFPNEESN; this comes from the exons ATGTACAAGAGTAAGCTGCAGGAGCTGTGCCATGGGAAGAAGTGGGGGTTGCCAAGATACACGACCATGAAGGATGGACCGGATCACAACCCTGCCTTCAAGGCCTCTGTATCTGTAAATGGCTTCTCCTTTGACTCGCCTGCTGCTTGCAAATCTTCCAAAAAAGCGCAGAACCAAGCCGCCATGCTCGCTTTCCTCCACTTCACCTCtccaccttcttctttttcttctg TTGAGCCTACTGTTACAGCTGATCATGAGCATACTATTGAAAGCAAAGAGTTCTTCAACACTTTGAAGGGGCCAGAGCATGCGGCTGCGAACGCTGTTTCAATGTCATCGTCACAAGACGGTGCCCAAACCAGTGCAAGTTCCCTTAACTTTCTTGTTATTTATCTCTCACTTTTTGGTGGTTGCCAAAATGAACAATATCTTATG GTTGAATCTGGTCATTGCAAGAATCTCTTACAGGAGTTAGCTCAGAGAGAAGGATTTTACATGCCACAATATAAAACTGCGAGATCCGGTGCATCTCACCTGCCAACGTTCTCCTCCACTGTGGAAGTTGAAGGAGAGGAATTCTATGGGAAAGCAGGGAAATCCAAGAAACAGGCAGAGCTGAGTGCTGCTAAAGTTGCCTACATTGCTTTAAAAGAGC GTGGATTGAGCCGGGCTACTGAGATAACTTCCTGCCATCTGAGAGAAGGTGCTCTCAAGACCACTCAAAGCTCTGACTTGAGAATGACTGTTGATTCAGTCAAGAATCTCATACATGAAGAACAATTGGTTTCATCTCCAGATATCAAGTATGAGGAAT GCACATTACACGATTTATCAGCCAACGCCAATCTCGAAGCTGAGGTCTGTGATTCATTTCAAGCAGTACTAGAAATGGATAACATAAAAGAAACCGGAAATCCTTCTTCATGCTCTGAATTGATGTTCCCTTCAACTGAAGAAAGCCCTTCCTCGCCAGCATTTATACAACCCAATCTTCCTGCTGTCACAAATGTAGGGATAGGTACAGGGGTGAGGAGTTACTTGCTGTGCAACAGGGTTAGAGTTTACACACAATTTCCTGATATTGCATTCCCTAATCGCATAACGGTGCTGCCCGTTAGTGATGACAAGTGGGTGGCTTTCAGGTTGGAGTTCCCAAATGAAGAAAGCAATTAA
- the LOC18773473 gene encoding protein AE7 isoform X1 — MVSELINANPVIYEKKERRVRSVPTAAADEYAVEPIDQQEIFDHIRDIKDPEHPYSLEELKVITEDAIEVDDSRGYIRVTFTPTVEHCSMATVIGLCLRVKLLRSLPSRYKVDIRVAPGSHATEAAVNKQLNDKERVAAALENTNLLDMVDECISPTYE, encoded by the exons ATGGTGTCTGAGCTAATAAATGCTAATCCGGTCATCTACGAAAAGAAAGAGCGTCGGGTTCGTAGTGTCCCAACTGCTGCTGCAGATGAATATGCTGTTGAACCCATTGACCAACAAGAAATTTTTG ATCACATTAGAGATATAAAAGACCCAGAACACCCTTACTCGTTGGAGGAGCTCAAAGTAATTACAGAAGATGCAATTGAAGTAGACGATAGTCGTGGTTACATCAG GGTCACATTTACTCCTACTGTCGAACATTGTAGTATGGCAACGGTTATTGGTCTTTGCTTACGTGTTAAACTCTTAAGGAGCCTGCCTTCTCGTTACAAG GTGGATATTAGGGTGGCACCAGGATCTCATGCAACTGAAGCTGCCG TTAATAAGCAATTGAATGATAAGGAACGGGTGGCAGCGGCACTGGAAAACACAAACCTTTTGGATATGGTTGATGAATGCATTTCTCCTACATATGAATGA
- the LOC18773473 gene encoding protein AE7 isoform X2 has translation MLIRSSTKRKSVGFVVSQLLLQMNMLLNPLTNKKFLIRDIKDPEHPYSLEELKVITEDAIEVDDSRGYIRVTFTPTVEHCSMATVIGLCLRVKLLRSLPSRYKVDIRVAPGSHATEAAVNKQLNDKERVAAALENTNLLDMVDECISPTYE, from the exons ATGCTAATCCGGTCATCTACGAAAAGAAAGAGCGTCGGGTTCGTAGTGTCCCAACTGCTGCTGCAGATGAATATGCTGTTGAACCCATTGACCAACAAGAAATTTTTG ATTAGAGATATAAAAGACCCAGAACACCCTTACTCGTTGGAGGAGCTCAAAGTAATTACAGAAGATGCAATTGAAGTAGACGATAGTCGTGGTTACATCAG GGTCACATTTACTCCTACTGTCGAACATTGTAGTATGGCAACGGTTATTGGTCTTTGCTTACGTGTTAAACTCTTAAGGAGCCTGCCTTCTCGTTACAAG GTGGATATTAGGGTGGCACCAGGATCTCATGCAACTGAAGCTGCCG TTAATAAGCAATTGAATGATAAGGAACGGGTGGCAGCGGCACTGGAAAACACAAACCTTTTGGATATGGTTGATGAATGCATTTCTCCTACATATGAATGA